A single Oncorhynchus nerka isolate Pitt River linkage group LG10, Oner_Uvic_2.0, whole genome shotgun sequence DNA region contains:
- the LOC115119476 gene encoding ubiquitin-conjugating enzyme E2 G1-like yields MTEPQAALLLRRQLAELNKNPVEGFSAGLIDDNDLYRWEVLIIGPPDTCYEGGVFKAHLTFPKDYPLRPPKMTFITDIWHPNVDKNGDVCISILHEPGEDKYGYEKPEERWLPIHTVETIMISVISMLADPNGDSPANVDAAKEWREDRHGEFKRKVARCVRKSQETAFE; encoded by the exons atgacggAGCCTCAGGCAGCACTGTTACTCAGGAGACAGCTGGCAG AGCTCAATAAGAACCCAGTGGAGGGATTCTCAGCAGGTTTGATAGACGATAACGACCTCTACAGATGGGAAGTCTTAATCATCGGCCCACCAGACACATGCTA TGAAGGTGGTGTGTTCAAAGCACACCTCACGTTTCCCAAAGACTACCCTCTCAGGCCACCTAAAATGACATTTATCACAGATATATGGCACCCTAATG TTGACAAGAACGGTGACGTATGTATATCTATTTTACACGAGCCTGGTGAGGATAAGTACGGCTATGAGAAGCCTGAGGAGCGCTGGCTGCCCATCCACACAGTGGAAACCATCATGATTAGTGTTATCTCTATGTTGGCGGACCCGAACGGAGACTCGCCTGCCAATGTTGACGCTGCA AAAGAGTGGCGGGAAGACCGACATGGGGAATTCAAAAGAAAAGTGGCCCGTTGTGTAAGAAAGAGCCAAGAGACTGCCTTTGAGTGA